The following coding sequences are from one Panicum hallii strain FIL2 chromosome 5, PHallii_v3.1, whole genome shotgun sequence window:
- the LOC112893749 gene encoding probable glutathione S-transferase GSTF1 → MAPVKVFGSAVFANAARVMACLEEVRVEYEVVEVDYMTKEHKGLKHLARNPFGQIPAFQDGDIMLFESRAISKYVLRKYAKSAQDDLLREGNPEEAAMVDVWTEVEVHHYLPAMAPIFYECVVYPARLGTTPDQKVVDESLEKFKKVLDVYEARLSKSNYLAGDFFSFADLNHFPFTFHIMATPHASVFDMYPHVKAWWERVMERPSLKKISAHMEIKA, encoded by the exons ATGGCGCCGGTCAAGGTGTTCGGGTCCGCGGTGTTCGCGAACGCCGCGCGGGTGATGGCCTGCCTGGAGGAGGTGCGCGTCGAGTACGAGGTCGTCGAGGTCGACTACATGACCAAGGAGCACAAGGGCCTCAAACATCTTGCAAGAAAC CCGTTCGGCCAAATCCCTGCGTTTCAGGATGGGGACATCATGCTCTTCG AGTCCCGAGCAATCTCAAAGTACGTGCTCCGCAAATACGCCAAGTCAGCTCAAGACGACCTGCTGCGAGAAGGCAACCCGGAGGAAGCCGCGATGGTGGACGTGTGGACGGAGGTGGAGGTGCACCACTACCTACCGGCCATGGCGCCCATCTTCTACGAGTGCGTCGTGTACCCTGCAAGGCTCGGCACCACGCCTGACCAGAAGGTCGTGGACGAGAGCCTGGAGAAGTTCAAGAAGGTGCTCGATGTCTATGAGGCACGCCTGTCCAAGAGCAATTACCTCGCCGGGGACTTTTTCAGCTTTGCGGACCTCAACCACTTCCCCTTTACCTTCCACATCATGGCGACGCCGCATGCGTCGGTCTTCGACATGTACCCGCACGTCAAAGCGTGGTGGGAGAGGGTTATGGAGAGGCCGTCGTTGAAGAAGATCAGCGCCCATATGGAGATCAAGGCCTAA